A stretch of Bacillus pseudomycoides DNA encodes these proteins:
- the tnpA gene encoding IS66 family insertion sequence element accessory protein TnpA — protein MQDYKNSGLSTATWCQKQHLPVHRLYYWLKKFSPQKQHLHFLYLIS, from the coding sequence ATTCAAGACTATAAAAACAGTGGGTTATCAACAGCTACTTGGTGTCAAAAACAGCACCTACCGGTTCATCGGCTATATTACTGGTTGAAAAAATTCTCACCCCAAAAACAACACCTTCACTTCCTCTATTTAATTTCTTGA
- a CDS encoding immunity 22 family protein: MENPGVMSLWLGNFKSKEMLQKYVEIKFDEQGDRIPSQFMRDFQIDFVDYNEDLLEITFIDSSTTALQLLLDGASYYENVISQFTDYYGEHMLERYNAVIRVYDFEYNEANEETNAIENRHLVFAGAVVYEE; encoded by the coding sequence ATCGAAAATCCAGGTGTAATGTCTCTATGGCTAGGGAATTTCAAGAGTAAAGAAATGCTGCAAAAGTATGTGGAAATAAAATTTGATGAACAGGGAGACAGAATCCCATCACAATTTATGAGAGATTTTCAAATTGATTTTGTCGATTACAATGAAGACCTACTGGAAATCACATTTATAGATAGTTCAACGACCGCTTTACAGTTGTTATTAGATGGTGCGTCTTATTATGAAAATGTTATATCCCAATTCACAGATTATTATGGGGAACATATGTTGGAGCGTTATAATGCAGTGATTAGAGTATATGATTTTGAATATAACGAGGCGAATGAAGAAACGAACGCTATTGAAAATAGACACCTTGTTTTTGCTGGCGCAGTTGTTTATGAAGAGTAG